The Lentzea guizhouensis genome contains a region encoding:
- a CDS encoding DUF350 domain-containing protein: MELALDPGFGSAIGRGIGAIALYAVVGLVLMVFGFYAIDWTTPGKLSALVRNGAPNAVIVTASGMVSMAFIVVIAITSSVGKLDEGLLSALIYGIFGIIVQVAAVRLLEWITRLDIGTIIESDRFAPASVVVASAHVALGLVVAVAIS, encoded by the coding sequence ATGGAGCTCGCGTTGGACCCCGGCTTCGGCTCGGCCATCGGCCGGGGCATCGGCGCGATCGCGCTGTACGCCGTCGTCGGTCTGGTCCTCATGGTGTTCGGCTTCTACGCGATCGACTGGACGACGCCGGGCAAGCTGTCCGCGCTCGTCCGCAACGGTGCGCCGAACGCCGTCATCGTGACCGCCTCCGGCATGGTCTCGATGGCGTTCATCGTCGTCATCGCCATCACCAGCTCGGTGGGCAAGCTCGACGAGGGCCTGCTGTCGGCGCTGATCTACGGCATCTTCGGCATCATCGTGCAGGTCGCGGCGGTCCGGCTGCTGGAGTGGATCACCCGCCTCGACATCGGCACGATCATCGAGTCGGACCGCTTCGCACCGGCCTCGGTCGTCGTCGCCTCCGCCCACGTGGCGCTCGGCCTCGTGGTGGCGGTCGCGATCAGCTAG
- a CDS encoding glutathionylspermidine synthase family protein translates to MRRETSQPRPNWQRTVSDQGLVFGLPAKYANGSDRPYWDESVHYVFEMSEILSLEADVELLHSMCLDAVDNVVLTERYRDFGIPEWVWPHIAESWRRHDPHLYGRFDLRYDGSGPAKLLEYNADTPTSLLEAAIIQWHWKTEVFPDDDQWNSLHEQLVERWSEIGAKLPSGEVHFTWSGADPSGEDHLTTAYLQETAAEAGLNTVGLAIEDLGWDTLLNRFVDLEEAPMNTVIKLYPWEWVVEEQFGRHAVESLPATLWVEPLWKMLLSNKALLAVLWEMYPGHPNLLPAYLNDPGMLTEYVRKPLLGREGANIQIVAPGYETQTGGVYGKEGFVYQLFDPLPDFDGYRPALGAWVVGDTSAGLGIRETVGLVTDDGAAFVPHRIVE, encoded by the coding sequence TTGCGCCGTGAAACCTCACAGCCGCGGCCGAACTGGCAGCGGACGGTCTCCGACCAGGGCCTCGTGTTCGGCCTGCCCGCGAAGTACGCGAACGGCTCCGACCGCCCGTACTGGGACGAGTCGGTGCACTACGTGTTCGAGATGAGCGAGATCCTCTCGCTCGAAGCCGACGTCGAGCTCCTCCACTCCATGTGCCTCGACGCGGTGGACAACGTGGTCCTCACCGAGCGCTACCGCGACTTCGGCATCCCCGAATGGGTGTGGCCGCACATCGCCGAGTCGTGGCGGCGGCACGACCCGCACCTCTACGGCCGCTTCGACCTGCGCTACGACGGCTCCGGCCCGGCCAAGCTGCTCGAGTACAACGCCGACACGCCCACGTCGTTGCTGGAAGCCGCGATCATCCAGTGGCACTGGAAGACCGAGGTGTTCCCCGACGACGACCAGTGGAACTCGCTGCACGAGCAGCTGGTCGAGCGGTGGTCCGAGATCGGCGCGAAGCTGCCGTCGGGCGAGGTCCACTTCACCTGGTCGGGCGCCGACCCGTCCGGCGAGGACCACCTCACCACCGCCTACCTGCAGGAGACGGCCGCGGAGGCCGGCCTGAACACCGTCGGGCTCGCGATCGAGGACCTGGGCTGGGACACGCTGCTCAACCGGTTCGTCGACCTCGAGGAAGCCCCGATGAACACGGTGATCAAGCTCTACCCGTGGGAGTGGGTGGTCGAGGAGCAGTTCGGCCGCCACGCCGTCGAGTCGCTGCCCGCCACCCTGTGGGTCGAGCCGCTGTGGAAGATGCTGCTCTCCAACAAGGCGCTGCTCGCGGTGCTGTGGGAGATGTACCCGGGCCACCCGAACCTGCTGCCCGCGTACCTGAACGACCCCGGCATGCTGACCGAGTACGTGCGCAAGCCGCTGCTCGGCCGTGAGGGGGCGAACATCCAGATCGTCGCGCCCGGCTACGAGACGCAGACCGGCGGCGTGTACGGCAAGGAAGGCTTCGTGTACCAGCTGTTCGATCCGCTTCCGGACTTCGACGGCTACCGCCCCGCGTTGGGCGCCTGGGTGGTCGGCGACACGTCGGCCGGCCTGGGCATCCGGGAGACAGTCGGTCTGGTGACCGACGATGGCGCGGCGTTCGTGCCGCATCGCATTGTTGAGTGA
- a CDS encoding septum formation family protein produces MSRSGHIRDTRLVMVGAFVGAFSLLMVSAFTSVLAGGPLATKRELVNAAYQAVAGDCLTWTTDLSDAQKVDCSAAHKFEVTGTADIAAGYPKEAPFPNAEAWEKISQENCAQTATTYMAGKLDPKGKYGVSSLNPDERRWQDGDRQLRCGLQVTAPSGAPLPSFGSAKTQDQSNVYDPGVCVALGEKNTVGDPIECAKPHAFEIIGVVQHPEGEYLAPEKQDAVMSEQCAAIAVEYTGGADLKGKGLLVTWDVRAQESWAVGSRKANCKIGAVPQGENLVAWQGSVRNPNGAPLTTSNPPQTTSVRPQDEPTGAPLHSESGQPSGSNQPSDSGKPDKPSSSAPTTTTSENR; encoded by the coding sequence TTGAGTCGATCAGGTCACATCCGCGACACGCGGCTGGTGATGGTGGGCGCCTTCGTGGGCGCGTTCAGCCTCCTGATGGTCTCCGCCTTCACGTCTGTGCTGGCAGGAGGCCCGCTGGCCACCAAGCGGGAGCTGGTGAACGCGGCGTACCAGGCCGTGGCCGGCGACTGCCTGACCTGGACGACCGACCTGTCCGACGCGCAGAAGGTGGATTGTTCGGCCGCGCACAAGTTCGAGGTGACCGGCACGGCGGACATCGCGGCCGGCTACCCGAAGGAAGCGCCGTTCCCGAACGCCGAGGCCTGGGAGAAGATCTCGCAGGAGAACTGCGCGCAGACGGCGACGACCTACATGGCCGGCAAGCTCGACCCCAAGGGCAAGTACGGCGTGAGCTCGCTGAACCCGGACGAGCGCCGCTGGCAGGACGGCGACCGGCAGCTGCGGTGCGGCCTGCAGGTCACCGCGCCCTCGGGTGCGCCGCTTCCCTCGTTCGGCAGCGCGAAGACCCAGGACCAGTCGAACGTGTACGACCCCGGCGTCTGCGTCGCGCTCGGCGAGAAGAACACGGTGGGTGACCCGATCGAGTGCGCCAAGCCGCACGCGTTCGAGATCATCGGCGTCGTCCAGCACCCGGAGGGTGAGTACCTGGCCCCCGAGAAGCAGGACGCCGTGATGTCCGAGCAGTGCGCCGCGATCGCCGTCGAGTACACCGGCGGCGCCGACCTCAAGGGCAAGGGCCTGCTCGTCACCTGGGACGTCCGCGCGCAGGAGAGCTGGGCCGTCGGCTCGCGCAAGGCCAACTGCAAGATCGGCGCCGTCCCCCAGGGCGAGAACCTCGTCGCCTGGCAGGGCAGCGTCCGCAACCCCAACGGCGCCCCGCTGACCACCTCGAACCCGCCGCAGACCACCTCGGTCAGGCCGCAGGACGAACCCACCGGCGCCCCGCTGCACTCCGAGTCCGGCCAGCCCTCCGGCAGCAACCAGCCGTCGGACTCCGGCAAGCCCGACAAGCCGTCGAGCTCGGCCCCCACCACCACGACGTCTGAGAACCGATGA
- a CDS encoding metallopeptidase family protein, protein MTVEMTRARFDELVEEALDLVPPDFLHAMNNVVVLVEDRNPDEPSLLGLYQGIALTERNTDYGGTLPDHIFIYREAILDICNTEDDVVEEVIVTVVHEIAHHFGVDDAKLHELGWG, encoded by the coding sequence ATGACCGTAGAGATGACGCGCGCCCGGTTCGACGAGCTCGTCGAGGAGGCGCTGGACCTCGTCCCGCCCGACTTCCTGCACGCCATGAACAACGTGGTGGTGCTGGTCGAGGACCGCAACCCGGACGAGCCGTCCCTGCTCGGGCTGTACCAGGGCATCGCGCTGACCGAGCGGAACACCGACTACGGCGGCACCCTGCCGGACCACATCTTCATCTACCGCGAGGCGATCCTCGACATCTGCAACACCGAGGACGACGTGGTCGAGGAAGTGATCGTGACCGTGGTGCACGAGATCGCGCACCACTTCGGGGTGGACGACGCGAAGCTGCACGAGCTGGGCTGGGGTTAG
- a CDS encoding TetR/AcrR family transcriptional regulator, with the protein MSPRRSAAEALLTRGRILDRAAEIASEEGLDGITIGRLAEELEMSKSGVHKHFGTKESLQISTLDKAFVDFWHRVVEPALAEPPGLRRLRMVCANSVDYLASPLLPGGCLMTAALSEYDGRPGAVRDAVAEVWSRWQGQLRADLAVAVEGGELPEPFDVDQALFEIIAAGLALNAAMQLQHDQSAVARARRAIEKALG; encoded by the coding sequence ATGTCACCGCGACGCTCGGCAGCCGAGGCCCTCCTCACGAGGGGACGGATCCTCGACCGCGCTGCCGAGATCGCCTCGGAGGAGGGCCTCGACGGCATCACGATCGGCCGGCTCGCCGAGGAGCTGGAGATGAGCAAATCTGGCGTGCACAAGCACTTCGGCACCAAGGAGTCCCTGCAGATCTCCACGCTGGACAAGGCGTTCGTCGACTTCTGGCACCGCGTGGTCGAGCCTGCTCTGGCCGAACCGCCTGGTCTGCGGCGCCTGCGCATGGTCTGCGCCAACTCCGTGGACTACCTGGCCTCGCCGCTGCTGCCGGGCGGCTGCCTGATGACGGCGGCGCTCAGCGAGTACGACGGCCGGCCAGGCGCGGTGCGCGACGCGGTGGCCGAGGTGTGGTCGCGCTGGCAGGGGCAGCTGAGGGCGGACCTGGCGGTGGCGGTGGAAGGCGGCGAGCTGCCGGAGCCGTTCGACGTGGACCAGGCGCTGTTCGAGATCATCGCGGCGGGGCTGGCGCTGAACGCGGCCATGCAGCTGCAGCACGACCAGAGTGCGGTCGCGAGGGCCCGCCGGGCGATCGAGAAAGCGCTGGGCTAA
- a CDS encoding MBL fold metallo-hydrolase, whose product MRVRRLGWAGVEVEAAGQRLVIDYVADLSPLFTGWRAGVGLTAPSGTAAGALVTHLHRDHTDAAALAEVLAPGAPVLRPARGHGDDVDNVTTLLSERELAGHRLAAEVVDTWAEREIGPFRVTAVPSLDGLGDPQLNWVVEADGLRLFHGGDTMFHGWWWLVARRFRPFDAVFLPANGAVVDAPHLQPPSPVPAAMDPFQAAAAANILDARHAVPMHYEPEQPVKLPGYVEVVDPEGEFREHAGQRARVLAVGEWLDLAA is encoded by the coding sequence ATGCGGGTACGACGACTGGGCTGGGCCGGGGTCGAGGTCGAGGCGGCCGGCCAGAGGCTGGTGATCGACTACGTGGCGGACCTGTCGCCGTTGTTCACCGGCTGGCGGGCGGGGGTAGGGCTCACGGCGCCGAGCGGGACGGCGGCCGGAGCGCTGGTCACGCACCTGCACCGGGACCACACCGATGCCGCGGCGCTCGCGGAGGTGCTCGCGCCGGGGGCTCCGGTGCTGCGGCCGGCGCGCGGGCACGGGGACGACGTGGACAACGTGACGACGTTGCTGAGCGAGCGCGAGCTGGCCGGGCACCGGTTGGCGGCCGAGGTGGTGGACACCTGGGCGGAGCGGGAGATCGGGCCGTTCCGCGTCACCGCCGTGCCGTCCCTGGACGGGCTGGGCGACCCTCAGCTGAACTGGGTGGTGGAGGCGGACGGGCTGCGGCTCTTCCACGGCGGCGACACGATGTTCCACGGCTGGTGGTGGCTGGTCGCGCGCCGGTTCAGGCCGTTCGACGCGGTGTTCCTGCCCGCCAACGGCGCGGTGGTGGACGCGCCGCACCTGCAGCCGCCGAGTCCGGTGCCCGCGGCGATGGACCCGTTCCAGGCGGCTGCGGCGGCGAACATCCTCGACGCCCGACACGCCGTGCCGATGCACTACGAGCCGGAACAGCCCGTGAAGCTGCCCGGCTATGTCGAGGTCGTTGACCCTGAGGGGGAGTTTCGCGAGCACGCGGGACAACGCGCGCGCGTGCTCGCTGTCGGCGAGTGGCTGGACCTCGCCGCGTGA
- a CDS encoding histidine phosphatase family protein, producing MRLLLVRHGETASNIERKLDTAMPGPPLTELGHKQARELADTLAGEDITAVYASIGLRAQQTAAPTAERFGLPVQVLDGIEEIQVGSLEGRNDTEAYKTYLDTVIKWAEGALDVPFPGGGETGQQVLDRFLGAIGSIHQETGTVMVVTHGGAGRMGALALASNVPVELAENLLPNTGVVVLESGDDGWVCRSWAGVEVS from the coding sequence GTGAGGTTGCTGCTGGTCAGGCACGGCGAGACGGCGTCGAACATCGAACGCAAGCTGGACACGGCCATGCCAGGCCCCCCGCTCACCGAGCTGGGCCACAAACAGGCCCGCGAGCTCGCCGACACGCTCGCCGGCGAGGACATCACCGCCGTCTACGCGAGCATCGGCCTGCGCGCCCAGCAGACCGCGGCCCCCACCGCCGAACGCTTCGGCCTGCCCGTCCAGGTCCTCGACGGCATCGAGGAGATCCAGGTCGGCTCCCTGGAGGGCCGCAACGACACCGAGGCCTACAAGACCTACCTCGACACCGTCATCAAGTGGGCGGAGGGCGCGCTCGACGTGCCGTTCCCCGGTGGCGGCGAGACCGGTCAACAGGTGCTGGACAGGTTCCTCGGCGCGATCGGGTCGATCCACCAGGAGACCGGCACCGTCATGGTCGTGACGCACGGCGGCGCCGGCCGGATGGGCGCGCTGGCACTGGCCTCGAACGTCCCGGTCGAGCTCGCGGAGAACCTGCTGCCGAACACCGGCGTGGTGGTCCTGGAGTCCGGCGACGACGGCTGGGTGTGCCGCTCGTGGGCGGGCGTCGAGGTCTCTTAG
- the pheA gene encoding prephenate dehydratase, with the protein MPRIAYFGPQGTFTEQAALRFGSDLVPAETIPLAVAAVRSGETEFACVPIENSVEGAVPATLDVLIRDTPVVAVAETVLDVRFSVLVRPGTSSISTVASHPHALAQTREWVAANLPGATSIATSSTAAAAAAVERGEFDAAVTAPVAINHYELDEYATDVLDVADARTRFLLLRQPGELPQPTGADRTSVVVTTPNRVGVLSELLTELALRGINLTGLESRPTKGKLGTYRFYIDVEGHIAEPRIGDALAALHRHSHEIRFLGSFPKADQEPAEAHNDEFAAAATWVDAVRKGERG; encoded by the coding sequence GTGCCTCGCATTGCGTACTTCGGACCACAGGGGACCTTCACCGAGCAGGCAGCCCTGCGGTTCGGGTCCGACCTCGTCCCGGCGGAGACGATCCCGCTCGCCGTCGCGGCGGTGCGGTCCGGCGAGACCGAGTTCGCCTGCGTACCCATCGAGAACTCGGTCGAGGGCGCCGTGCCCGCGACCCTCGACGTGCTGATCCGCGACACGCCCGTGGTCGCCGTCGCCGAGACCGTGCTGGACGTCCGGTTCAGCGTGCTGGTCCGTCCGGGTACTTCTTCGATCTCGACCGTCGCCTCGCACCCGCACGCGCTGGCGCAGACCCGTGAGTGGGTCGCCGCGAACCTGCCCGGCGCCACCTCCATCGCCACCTCGTCGACCGCGGCCGCCGCTGCCGCCGTGGAACGCGGTGAGTTCGACGCCGCCGTCACCGCTCCCGTGGCCATCAACCACTACGAGCTGGACGAATACGCCACGGACGTGCTCGACGTCGCCGACGCCCGCACCCGGTTCCTGCTGCTGCGCCAACCGGGTGAGCTGCCGCAGCCGACCGGTGCCGACCGCACCAGCGTCGTCGTGACCACCCCGAACCGCGTCGGCGTGCTGTCCGAGCTGCTCACCGAGCTCGCGTTGCGTGGCATCAATCTCACCGGCCTCGAATCGCGTCCCACGAAGGGCAAACTGGGGACGTACCGCTTCTACATCGACGTCGAGGGGCACATCGCAGAACCGAGGATCGGTGACGCGCTGGCCGCGCTGCACCGACACTCGCACGAGATCCGGTTCCTCGGGTCCTTCCCGAAGGCCGACCAGGAGCCCGCCGAGGCTCACAACGACGAGTTCGCCGCAGCCGCCACCTGGGTCGATGCTGTCAGAAAGGGCGAGCGCGGGTGA
- a CDS encoding macro domain-containing protein, protein MANAWLAVAAGRTGVRVHRGSVLDIRAQAVVSPANSQGWMRGGIDAVYAQAFPMVENNVRSAVLALHGGELPVGDAQIVATGETEPAWLISAPTMRMPGELLPGDTVHPYLAARAVLRLWLEGRLEDGTPVRDAVHTIAMPGLGTGVGGVAPTTCARQVAAAWDEAFNPLRV, encoded by the coding sequence ATGGCGAACGCCTGGCTCGCCGTGGCTGCCGGGCGAACAGGTGTGCGGGTGCACCGCGGGTCCGTGCTGGACATCCGCGCGCAGGCCGTCGTCAGCCCGGCGAACTCGCAGGGCTGGATGCGCGGTGGCATCGACGCCGTCTACGCGCAGGCCTTCCCGATGGTCGAGAACAACGTCCGCAGCGCGGTGCTCGCGTTGCACGGCGGCGAGCTGCCGGTCGGTGACGCGCAGATCGTGGCGACCGGCGAGACCGAGCCGGCGTGGCTCATCAGCGCGCCGACCATGCGGATGCCGGGCGAGCTGCTGCCCGGCGACACCGTCCACCCGTACCTCGCCGCGCGTGCCGTGCTGCGCCTGTGGCTCGAAGGCAGGCTGGAGGACGGCACGCCGGTGCGCGACGCCGTCCACACCATCGCGATGCCGGGTCTGGGCACCGGGGTGGGAGGCGTCGCACCGACCACGTGCGCGCGTCAGGTCGCCGCCGCGTGGGACGAGGCGTTCAACCCGCTGCGCGTGTAG
- a CDS encoding GNAT family N-acetyltransferase, producing MERQGHVLGLLTYAVANHQLEIVTIDALRRGRGVGTALVDAAVRQARTLGCNRVRLTTTNDNLDAVRFYQRRGFKLTALRPDAVREARKLKPEIPTVGDFGIPITDELDLERWVAPRQ from the coding sequence GTGGAGAGGCAGGGCCATGTGCTCGGCCTGCTGACCTATGCGGTGGCGAACCATCAGCTGGAGATCGTCACGATCGACGCGCTGCGCAGGGGCCGTGGCGTCGGCACCGCGCTCGTCGACGCCGCGGTCCGTCAGGCGCGCACGCTCGGGTGCAACCGCGTCCGCCTGACGACCACGAACGACAATCTGGACGCAGTGCGCTTCTACCAGCGCCGTGGGTTCAAGCTGACGGCGTTGAGACCGGACGCGGTCCGCGAAGCCCGCAAGCTCAAGCCGGAGATCCCCACCGTCGGGGATTTCGGCATCCCCATCACAGATGAGCTCGACCTGGAACGATGGGTCGCGCCTCGCCAGTAG
- a CDS encoding response regulator → MPVRVLLVDDHEVVRRGLREMLDDEEDISVIAEAGSVDEAVTRAQKTSPEVAVVDVQLPDGSGVDLCRTLRDLGIRCLVLTAFDDEEALVGAIMAGASGYLLKQVRGQDVVTAVREVAAGRSLLDPATTARVLDRMRNPAPVGLTDQEQRVLELIGEGLTNRQIGERLFLAEKTVKNYVTSVLAKLGMERRTQAAAWVAKRGRTR, encoded by the coding sequence GTGCCAGTGCGCGTTTTGTTGGTTGACGATCACGAAGTAGTGCGCAGAGGTCTGCGCGAGATGCTCGACGACGAGGAGGACATCTCCGTCATCGCCGAGGCCGGTTCCGTCGACGAGGCGGTGACACGGGCCCAAAAGACTTCACCGGAAGTGGCCGTCGTGGACGTTCAGCTCCCCGACGGCAGTGGTGTGGACCTGTGCCGGACGCTGCGGGACCTGGGCATCCGTTGTCTCGTGCTGACCGCCTTCGACGACGAGGAGGCGCTCGTCGGCGCGATCATGGCGGGGGCGTCGGGGTATCTGCTCAAGCAGGTGCGCGGCCAGGACGTCGTCACCGCGGTGCGCGAGGTCGCGGCTGGACGGTCCCTTCTGGACCCGGCGACGACGGCGCGCGTCCTCGACCGGATGCGGAATCCGGCTCCGGTCGGACTCACCGACCAGGAACAGCGGGTGCTGGAGCTGATCGGTGAGGGTCTGACAAACCGCCAAATCGGTGAACGGCTGTTCCTCGCGGAGAAGACCGTGAAGAACTACGTGACGTCCGTACTCGCCAAACTCGGCATGGAACGGCGTACGCAAGCCGCCGCATGGGTGGCTAAACGGGGACGGACCAGGTGA
- a CDS encoding GAF domain-containing sensor histidine kinase: MDPSLARRVLVASTEITSAALEDPENVLRLVVDAAAELADADLGLAMITTADDGTLTVEASSGEPIGATLSPRSAAAKAARTGVPIMADDVTNDPRTAPYVPHALRSYGPFAVAPFGTKDRKIGALAVYRRRDKPPFTQETVDVLTAFAAQAGLAVVLAEGFTARQRVAVYEERERIARDLHDVIIQRLYGAGVQLSLLERRLGKKLDNTDRTRINEAVDLVDETIAEVRATVRKLRNTDPADSTDLLDSINAEVRTAGELLGFSPRLHVAGDLANVPRKLADDSRAALREALSNVVRHSGATNVQIDVRRDEKHLLLRVADNGCGIPSGVTQRGLRHLAERAKSASGDFRVVSSPNGTTLTWSVPV; the protein is encoded by the coding sequence ATGGACCCCTCCCTGGCGCGGCGCGTGCTCGTCGCGTCCACCGAGATCACGTCGGCGGCGCTGGAAGACCCGGAGAACGTGCTGCGGCTCGTGGTCGACGCCGCCGCCGAGCTCGCGGACGCCGACCTCGGCCTGGCGATGATCACCACGGCCGACGACGGCACGCTCACCGTCGAGGCGTCCAGCGGCGAGCCGATCGGTGCCACGCTCAGCCCCCGCAGCGCCGCCGCGAAGGCCGCCCGCACCGGCGTCCCGATCATGGCCGACGACGTCACCAACGACCCGCGCACGGCGCCGTACGTGCCACACGCGCTGCGCAGCTACGGCCCGTTCGCGGTGGCGCCGTTCGGCACGAAGGACCGCAAGATCGGCGCGCTGGCCGTGTACCGGCGCAGGGACAAGCCGCCGTTCACGCAGGAGACGGTGGACGTGCTGACCGCGTTCGCGGCGCAGGCGGGGCTCGCGGTCGTGCTCGCCGAGGGCTTCACCGCCCGGCAGCGGGTCGCCGTCTACGAGGAACGCGAACGCATCGCCCGCGACCTGCACGACGTGATCATCCAACGCCTCTACGGCGCCGGCGTGCAGCTCAGCCTGCTGGAACGCCGCCTGGGCAAGAAGCTCGACAACACCGACCGCACCCGGATCAACGAGGCCGTCGACCTGGTCGACGAGACGATCGCCGAGGTCCGCGCGACGGTGCGCAAGCTGCGCAACACCGACCCGGCCGACTCCACCGACCTGCTCGACTCGATCAACGCCGAGGTCCGCACGGCAGGGGAGCTGCTCGGGTTCTCCCCGCGCCTGCACGTGGCCGGCGACCTGGCGAACGTGCCGCGCAAGCTCGCTGACGACTCCCGTGCCGCGTTGCGGGAGGCGTTGTCCAACGTCGTGCGGCACTCAGGCGCCACGAACGTCCAGATCGACGTACGGCGCGATGAGAAGCATCTGCTGCTGCGAGTCGCGGACAACGGATGCGGCATCCCGTCCGGTGTCACTCAGCGCGGATTGCGGCATCTCGCGGAACGGGCCAAGTCCGCGAGTGGCGATTTCCGCGTTGTGAGTTCACCGAACGGGACGACGCTCACCTGGTCCGTCCCCGTTTAG